The sequence ATAAAAAAGCGTTTCGTAAGCTGTTGAAGCGGCACCAGAAGCCGCTGCCGTGGGAACACCCCAAGCCCGACGAGGATGACCCCAAAGCGCACAAGCGCGTCAAGGCGATCATGGACCATGACAATTTTATCCAGGCCGACCGGGACCCGGCGTTTCTCCGCCGCGACGAGGTGCGGGGCGTGCGGCTGGAGGTGGACTACTTCAAGCCCGAACTGCTGCTGCGCGAACACGGCATTGAGCACACCATCGTCGTCTTCGGCTCCACGCGGATCATGGAGGAGGCGGAGGCCAAGCGGCTGATCGAGGCCTTGGAGTCGGAACGGGATGCCAAGGACGGCGAGGCCCTGGAAAAAGAGCTGGGGATCGCACGGCGGCTGCTGGCCAAGAGCCACTATTACGAAACGGCCCGTGCCTTCGGCCGCATCGTCGGCCGCAGTGGCAAAGGGCCCGAAGATACGAAGATCACCCTGATGACAGGCGGAGGGCCGGGCATCATGGAAGCGGCCAACCGCGGGGCTTTCGATGTCGGTGCCAAATCAATCGGCCTCAACATCACCCTGCCCCATGAACAGTACCCCAACCCCTACATCACCCCCGAACTCTGTTTCCAGGTGCACTACTTCGCCATCCGCAAGCTCCATTTCCTGCGGCGGGCCAAAGCCCTGGTCATCTTCCCCGGCGGCTACGGTACCCTTGACGAATGTTTCGAAGTGCTGACCCTGGTGCAGACGCGCAAGATCGACCCGATGCCCGTCATCTTCGTCGGTGAAAGCTACTGGCGGGGGATCATCAATTTCGAGATGCTTGTCGAGGAGGGGACGATCGACGAAGAGGACCGGGAACTTTTCGCTTTTGCCGAAACGGCCGATGAGGCGTGGGAGCTGATCGTCAAGTGGCACAAGAAGTGCGGCTCCCCCCTTGTGCACGATCTCAAGGGGTAGCCGTCCGCACCTGGGGCTGCGGATCCGGCGTATGCATAGCCATGCGGACCTAGGCTTTGCTTTTGAGTCCGACGAGGTAGCGGAACATCATGATCTCCCCGATAAAGGGACCGGCGAAGTTGAGCAGGGGGAAGAAGTTGAACAGCGCGGTGACGGCGGCTATGGTCCAGATGCGCTTGTCGCCCTTCTTGATCAGGCGCAGCTCGTTGGCGTTGAAGAAGAGGGCTCCGACATCGTAGGTGAAGGTGTCTTTGACGAGCCAGATCCAGAGCAGAAGCTGGACGAAGATATTGAGCACCGGCACGAAGAGCAGCGGCATCAGTACCAGGGAGGCGGCAACGAAAAGCAGGGTGTTCCTGGCGGTGTAGACCAGCGAGCGCAGTTCGGCCTCACTGTGTACATCCTCATAGGGGTAGAGCTCTTCGCGGATACGCCGCAGAAGCACCGGCGAATAGAGGCTTGTGAAAAAGAGCATGGTGATGATGGCGGCGTTGTAGAGGAAATAGAAGATCAGTAGGGTACTGACCCCGTTCTCGACGGTGTCGAAGGGGAGCATGGTCAGCAGTTTCAGCACGCCGTCGTAGATAGCACCTCCCTTGAAAAGCCATACGACGGTCCAGAAGACGGTGGACCCCAGCAGCAGCCAGACGGCGGCCCCGGTAAAATCCCGCTTGGGAAGGTTGCGGTAGAGCGTGACCGTCAGCAGCAGCGAGAGCAGGGCGACGGTGAGCATAATGGCCTGGACCCAGAGGAAGGTCGAGAGCATCCACGCCCCGTTGGAGCGGAGCATCGCAAAGGGGAGCCATTCGACGAGACGGTCGCTGAAAGCGAGAAAGTGCTCCCAGTAGATGATCCCTATGACCGCCCAGAAACCCATGGCGACCGTGGCGAAGATGACGAGGACGAGCATTGTCCTCCATCGCAGCACTTCCTCTATGCCGTCCAAAAACCCTTCGAAAAGCTCACGCATCGCAAATCCTTTTTCATAGGTGGGAGAACTATTATAGCACCCTATACTTTGGGAGTGTCAGGAGAAGCGCTCCGCGATATAACGAAGGCAGCTGCGCGCATCTTCTGCCACGACCGTATGGGCGAACATCAGGTTGTGCGACAGGGCGAAGGACTCGATGCTTTTGCCCTCCCGGCACTGCAGGTCGTCGGGTGCGAGCTGCTGATGGGCCCGCAGCCGTTCGGGCATGTGGCGGCGGTCGGCCGCGTAGGCGAAAACCGGCTTGCCGAGGGCCTCGGCGAACCCGACTTCGTAGACGGTACCGGAGTCGGGTTCGAATCCCCGGAAGGGGTTGAGATTCGCCATGACGATGTCGGCGCGGCGGATGAGGTCGATGTTCGCCTGCCGGATCGCTTCGGCGGTCTTGTGGGGGTGGTCGAAATCTTCGATGGCGTTGTCCAGGGGGAAGAGCCCCTCGAAGCCGTACGCAGTGCAGAGCTGCTTGAGGGTCTCGCCCGCGGCAAAAGGGTCGGGTTCGAAGACGTCGGGGCCGGCTAAATAGATCGTTTTCATTGTTTCCCTTCTTGATGAGGTGCTTTGTTCCCCTTTTTCTTTGCGTGCACAAAGAAAAAGCCGAACCGG is a genomic window of Sulfurimonas sp. HSL1-2 containing:
- a CDS encoding TIGR00730 family Rossman fold protein — protein: MKKNHDKKAFRKLLKRHQKPLPWEHPKPDEDDPKAHKRVKAIMDHDNFIQADRDPAFLRRDEVRGVRLEVDYFKPELLLREHGIEHTIVVFGSTRIMEEAEAKRLIEALESERDAKDGEALEKELGIARRLLAKSHYYETARAFGRIVGRSGKGPEDTKITLMTGGGPGIMEAANRGAFDVGAKSIGLNITLPHEQYPNPYITPELCFQVHYFAIRKLHFLRRAKALVIFPGGYGTLDECFEVLTLVQTRKIDPMPVIFVGESYWRGIINFEMLVEEGTIDEEDRELFAFAETADEAWELIVKWHKKCGSPLVHDLKG
- a CDS encoding EI24 domain-containing protein; the protein is MRELFEGFLDGIEEVLRWRTMLVLVIFATVAMGFWAVIGIIYWEHFLAFSDRLVEWLPFAMLRSNGAWMLSTFLWVQAIMLTVALLSLLLTVTLYRNLPKRDFTGAAVWLLLGSTVFWTVVWLFKGGAIYDGVLKLLTMLPFDTVENGVSTLLIFYFLYNAAIITMLFFTSLYSPVLLRRIREELYPYEDVHSEAELRSLVYTARNTLLFVAASLVLMPLLFVPVLNIFVQLLLWIWLVKDTFTYDVGALFFNANELRLIKKGDKRIWTIAAVTALFNFFPLLNFAGPFIGEIMMFRYLVGLKSKA
- a CDS encoding nucleoside 2-deoxyribosyltransferase, translating into MKTIYLAGPDVFEPDPFAAGETLKQLCTAYGFEGLFPLDNAIEDFDHPHKTAEAIRQANIDLIRRADIVMANLNPFRGFEPDSGTVYEVGFAEALGKPVFAYAADRRHMPERLRAHQQLAPDDLQCREGKSIESFALSHNLMFAHTVVAEDARSCLRYIAERFS